The nucleotide window TGGAGCCTTATAAAGAATGGATTCTCAAACTAATAATTCCATTTACAATGTGTGAGTTATGCGAAGTAGAAACTAGATAACGGAGGTCACCCATACTAAGACCATATGCCTCCTACCTGCTCTCGAGAACTTCCATCAAGCCAGGCCAGGACCTCTATGTAGCCATTCAAGGTACCAAGAGCAATGCTCAGCTGTATTCTCTGCGATGCCCATGCTGTTCGTACCCTCTCACTTTCCTTCTCCATTTCTTGACGTGCTTTCCTTTGTACTTCCAGGTCTTCCTCTTTAACAGGTAACACTCCTTTGGCATGCTCTTCTACCTGTTCCCAACATAGATCTTCAAGCCTTACATACCCCTCCAAGTCAAGTGGAGAAAGAAAAATACTAGCAGCAGACTGGGTTGAATAATATTGCTCAAGTTCTGTTACCGTGTCTCGAAGCCTCAGGAGGGTCGAATTGCACCTCGAGTTTAGAGTCGACAATTCCTCCTTAGTGTTGCTTAACGTTTTTTCCAATTCCTTGTCCGATTTCTCCAGAGAAAGACGGTTATGGAGTAAGGTCAACCCCAAGGACTCTGTCTTGTTACGGGATTGTAGTCGATGTGCTTTAAGCATTCGCAAACTCTGAAGCTCTGATTCAAGCTCCTCCATGCTCTTCATATCTTCCATCTCCCATTCTCCATCTTCTTCATTCCCCCCTTTGCAGAGGTGTTGAAGTTCATCTGCTTCTAAAAGTGTCTGGCCAGAGTCTAAAAGGTCATCATAGGCTTCCAGCTGTTCACTGCTTAGAGCATTGCGCTGATCCACCATCTCGCAAAGCCATTCTAGGAAGTGTTCTACTTCTTCATTGCCTTCACAGAGCCAATCAAAATCTTTGCCCTTAAGATCTTGGGCACCTGGGTAACCAATCAGACGAAGCATCTCTACAAATTCCGACCCTTGTACACGTTGAGGTTCTAGTAGAAGACACGTGGATCGCTGACGGGAGAGGCTCTTTGTGAGTAGTGGAACCTGTAAAGAGGAAGAAGATTCACTTCGTTGTGTCATTAGGAGGACTCAATGGAAATATCTACTGAAACTGTACAATGTAATACTCACTAGATGCTTTGCCATTATATTCTTCCTAATGTGACTTTTCAAAAGAGTCCTGAATGTAGAGAAGGTAAATTATAAATTAACATTTAGTTAGAAAACAAGCGAACAAACCCAATAGAAGTTCAAAAGTAGCTCCGTGCTCAACCATCCCAATAACGGATGGGATTGAATCCCAAAAAtacacctcataatacacaccacagccgccgcagaacatcataatacacatcacaGCCgccgcagaacctcataatacacacctcagccgccgcagaacatcataatacacgccTCAGCCgccgcagaacctcataatacacaccacagccgccgcagaacatcataatacacatcacaGCCgccgcagaacctcataatacacacctcagccgccgcagaacatcataatacacgccTCAGCCgccgcagaacctcataatacacaccacagccgccgcagaacatcataatacacatcacagccgccgcagaacatcataatacacaccacagccgccgcagaacatcataatacacgccTCAGCCgccgcagaacctcataatacacaccacagccgccgcagaacatcataatacacatcacagccgccgcagaacatcataatacacacctcagccgccgcagaacctcataatacacaccacagccgccgcagaacatcataatacacaccacagccgccgcagaacataatacacatctcagctgctgcagaacgtcATATCATACACCATAGACTGCACTTTGGTGCGGTTCTTACGTATCATTTATGTTTAGTTTGAAAACCAGACGTTACACATATGGAATCAGGTTttatgaaatctcatccacacattgGGCCCCATCCATACCAACAGCAACCAATTAGATTTCAGCAGCAATAAACCGCGATttgaccgcaccgtgtgaatatatCCTTATGGAAATATTTGCACCATGTTATGGacgacataatactggaatactgACGAAAAATACGGACCAAAATATgcaagtgtgaatgagccctagacCCGGGTTTCGATTGTGCTTAAAAATGCAGAAATGAAAACCCTGCGGCTCCCTAAATTTAAAGAGTTTCGTAAGGCTACACACATGAGCTGCGTAACTTGATGTGGGAAAATCccaatcaaaaccgcaggtaaacacAGTGAGGgtttgtgcacacgacctattttcaggcatgatGGGggtgttttacacctcgaattacacctgaaaagacggctccattacgtcggcaaacatctgcccattgcttgcaatgggtcttacgatgttctgtgcagactggCTTTATCCTTGTTGTGTGGAAATCCGGCCttaagggtgtattcagacgttgcggttCAGGTGCGGTTTTACTTAGATTCCGCAGCTAGCGCAGACGAGGCTCATTAATAGTCAAAAACCACAGCAGTTTTCAGTATAACCGCGTGTGGATTTTGACGTGCGGTTCTCGACCATGCGGCAAGAACTTCAATCGCAACGTCTGAATACACACTTAGgttccatgcacatgaccgtattttcatctatcagtaAATACGGATTTGTAGGCATCCGCaattcatccgtatatacggatccgtaaaagaaGGAGGGTGGCTGCAAaatatgtcatcaacatgt belongs to Rhinoderma darwinii isolate aRhiDar2 chromosome 8, aRhiDar2.hap1, whole genome shotgun sequence and includes:
- the LOC142659898 gene encoding HAUS augmin-like complex subunit 3 isoform X1, which produces MISGTLLKSHIRKNIMAKHLVPLLTKSLSRQRSTCLLLEPQRVQGSEFVEMLRLIGYPGAQDLKGKDFDWLCEGNEEVEHFLEWLCEMVDQRNALSSEQLEAYDDLLDSGQTLLEADELQHLCKGGNEEDGEWEMEDMKSMEELESELQSLRMLKAHRLQSRNKTESLGLTLLHNRLSLEKSDKELEKTLSNTKEELSTLNSRCNSTLLRLRDTVTELEQYYSTQSAASIFLSPLDLEGYVRLEDLCWEQVEEHAKGVLPVKEEDLEVQRKARQEMEKESERVRTAWASQRIQLSIALGTLNGYIEVLAWLDGSSREQVWDPLRLPLVEREVQSLEAEVEALQTQRLPGLVCEASLGFCLPAHQAWVETEKQRLSQVDQSQTPVAEAIINQLSRLQLVELGLQVEMREHHQTERDLRGLKVEMGNRLCELGKRIHGQRDLRVSSPQWLTPLRTDSKDHTAVRLSAMLENPSRQKELFPKYEALQRQAASLVQELMSLSSVFHGPLPQTISLEQNCEELHQSLCRGTRNLQLRDPNLLLSFETLSSSVFQFNQCCLDCLRDLECKKLAIQTSYLNQERQFYVLFYQDPPLLASIVEDLEQRVRDLC